AGGGCCAGCAGGACGCTGACGAAGCCGACGGCAAAGGAGCGCAGGCTGGTCGTCAGGAGAATGAGGCGACCGTCAGGGGCGAGCCAGGGCAGCACCGGCTCACTCGCTCAGCTGGGAGAGAAGCTCCTGGAGCCGGGCCTTCCGCTCCTCCGTGGCCCGCCGGCGGTCGCGCTCCCGCTCTACGACCTCTTCGGGCGCCTTCTCGATGAACTGGGCGTCGGACAGGCGGGCGTCGAGGCGTTCGAGGGCCTGCTGGGCGTCGGCGAGCTCGCCGGAGAGGCGCGTGCGTTCAGCACCGATGTCGACGAGGCCCTCGAGGGGGATGGCCATGACGGCGCCGCCTACGACGGCCGTGGCCGCGCCGCTGGTGGGGAGCTGCTCGCGGCCCTGCAGGAAGCGGAGGGGCTCCACGCGGGCGAGGGCTCGGATGAGGGGGGCCTCGGCCTCCAGCGCGGACTGGGGCGCGCCAGCGTCGACCAGCAACTCCAGCGGCTGGGCGGGCGGGATGCGGAACTCGGCGCGGGCGTTGCGAACGAGGCGGATGGCCTCGCGAACGGAGGCGATTGCGTCCTCGGCTGCGTCGTCGTACGCCGAGGCGTCGGCGGCCGGGGAGGCGGCGACCATGATGGAGCCGGGCAGATCGCGCTCACGGGGGGCTCGGGACACGAGGTTCGTCCAGGCTTCCTCGGTGACGAAGGGCATGAAGGGGTGGAGGAGCCGGAGTGTGGTCTCGAGCACGTGCACGAGCATGGGTACCGGCGAGGGGCCGGCGGCGCTGCGGATGCGCACCTTGGCGGCCTCGATGTACCAGTCGCAGAACTCGCTCCAGAGGAACTCGTAGATGGACTGCTCCGCCTCGCCAAGCTGGTAGTCCTCAAGCTGGCGGTTCACGCGGGCGATGAGGCGGTTGAGGCTGCTCTTGATCCAGCGGTCCTCCAGGTGGACGGCGGGCGGGTCGCTCCAGCCGGTGAGGTCATTGGTCTCCTCCATCGCCCGGGCGACGAAACGGGCCGCGTTCCAGATCTTGTTGGCGAAGTTGCGGGCGGCCTCGAGCTTCGCAGCGCCGAGGCGGGCGTCGTTGCCGGGGGCGTTACCGACGGTGAGGGCGAAGCGCAGGGCGTCGCAGCCGTACCGGTCGATGGCGTCGAGGGGGTCAAGCACGTTGCCGCGGGTCTTGCTCATCTTCGCGCCCTGGACGTCGCGGATGAGGCCGCTCAGGAAGACGGTGTGGAAGGGCGCCCGGCCGGTGTTCTCCAGGCCCATCATGATCATGCGGGCCACCCAGAAGAAGAGTATGTCATGGGCGGTCTCCATCACGCTGGTGGGGTAGAAGTAGCGCAGGTCGTCCGTGTCGTCCGGCCAGCCGAGGGTGGAGTGCGGCCACAGGCCGGAGGAGAACCAGGTGTCCAGCATATCCTCATCCTGCTGGAGGTCATGGGAGCCGCAGCTGGGGCAGGCGTCGGGGTCGTCGTACTCGACGATCTCCTGCTCGCAGGCGCCGCAGTACCAGACGGGGATGCGGTGGCCCCACCAGAGCTGACGGCTGATGCACCAATCGCGGAGGTTCTCCATCCAGTTCTCGTAGATGCGGGTGAAGCGCTCAGGGACTATGCGCACCGTGCCGTCGCGGACGACGTCGAGGGCGGGTTGGGCGAGCGGGGCGATGCGCACGAACCACTGCTTGCTGACCATCGGCTCCACGACCTGGTCGCAGCGCTGGCAGTGGCCGACAGCGTGGCGGTGGGCCTCGACGAGCTCTATCAGACCGTCGCGCTGCAGGTCCTCCACAATCTGGATGCGGGCCTGGAAGCGGTCGAGACCCTCGTAGGGGCCGGCCTCGGCGTTCATGGCGCCGTTGGGGTGCATGACGGTGACGATGGGCAGCCCGTGACGCTCGCCGAGGTCGAAGTCCGTCGGGTCGTGGCCGGGCGTGACCTTGAGGGCGCCGGTGCCGAACTCGGTCTCGACGGCCTCATCGCCCACGACGGGGATGCGGCGGCCGAGGACGGGCAGCACGACGTCCTTGCCGACGAGGGCGGCATAGCGGGGGTCGTTCGGGTTCACGGCCACCGCGGTGTCGCCGAGGAGCGTTTCGGGGCGTGTGGTGGCGACGGTGAGCCGGCCGTTGCCGTTGGCGAGGGGGTAGTGGATGTAATAGAGGCTGCCCTCAGTCTCGCGGTGTTCCACCTCCAGGTCTGAGAGGGCGGTGGCGCAGCGGGGGCACCAGTTGATGATGCGCTCACCGCGGTAGATCAGGCCCTTGCGGTACAGCTCCACGAAGGTGTGCCGTACGGCGCGTCTGGGGCCGGGGTCCAGCGTGAAGACCTCCCGTGACCAGTCGCAACTCACGCCGAGCCTGCGGAGCTGCTCGTCTATGCGGCCCCGTGTCCAGCCAACCCAGTCCCAGACGCGCGCCACGAACTGCTCTCGGCCCAAGGTGTGCCGGGAGACCCCCTCGGCGGCGAGCTCGCGCTCCACGACCACCTGCGTCGCGATGCCGGCGTGATCGAGGCCGGGCAGGAGGAGGGTCGGCTCGCCGAGCATTCGATGCCAGCGGGCCAGGGCGTCCTCGACGGCGGCTCGCTGGGCATGGCCGAGGTGGAGCCCACCGGTGACGTTGGGCGGCGGCTGGATGACGACGAAGGGGCGCTTGGCCGGGTCTATAACGGGGGTGAAGTACCCGGCGTCCAGCCACTTCTGGTAGAGGCGTTGCTCTACGGAGGCCGGGTCATAGGCGCTTGGAAGCTGCTGCGGGGTCTGCAGGGTCATGTCGCCGCCTGCTCAGTGAAGTCGCGCGACGGGCCGATGGCTGCCGCACCGTTCCATTGTAGCGCATGGGGGCAGGTTTCAAAGAGGCGGCACGTTCCCGGCCAGCCGTGCATATCCAACGCCAGAGGCCGGGACGGAGTAACGCAATGCCTTATCTGAGAAACAATGTGTATCTGGAATTGGCGGTTTTAGATACGAGTTGTTTTTCGTCACAATTCATAGCTGTTTGAAGGACTCCATGCCGATGCTGTCTGCGAGAGATTCATGCTGTGCAGGGCGTTGTCCATGCGCAAAGGGTAGCGAGAGGTGGGGCGCTCGGGCAAGGGGGTTGTGTCAGGGTTGGGCATGCAACAGAATCAGGTCAAGCGGGTGCATCGGGCGACCACGCGGGTTGCCCCTACGGCGTCTCTCTTGGTGCGG
This is a stretch of genomic DNA from Chloroflexota bacterium. It encodes these proteins:
- a CDS encoding valine--tRNA ligase, with product MTLQTPQQLPSAYDPASVEQRLYQKWLDAGYFTPVIDPAKRPFVVIQPPPNVTGGLHLGHAQRAAVEDALARWHRMLGEPTLLLPGLDHAGIATQVVVERELAAEGVSRHTLGREQFVARVWDWVGWTRGRIDEQLRRLGVSCDWSREVFTLDPGPRRAVRHTFVELYRKGLIYRGERIINWCPRCATALSDLEVEHRETEGSLYYIHYPLANGNGRLTVATTRPETLLGDTAVAVNPNDPRYAALVGKDVVLPVLGRRIPVVGDEAVETEFGTGALKVTPGHDPTDFDLGERHGLPIVTVMHPNGAMNAEAGPYEGLDRFQARIQIVEDLQRDGLIELVEAHRHAVGHCQRCDQVVEPMVSKQWFVRIAPLAQPALDVVRDGTVRIVPERFTRIYENWMENLRDWCISRQLWWGHRIPVWYCGACEQEIVEYDDPDACPSCGSHDLQQDEDMLDTWFSSGLWPHSTLGWPDDTDDLRYFYPTSVMETAHDILFFWVARMIMMGLENTGRAPFHTVFLSGLIRDVQGAKMSKTRGNVLDPLDAIDRYGCDALRFALTVGNAPGNDARLGAAKLEAARNFANKIWNAARFVARAMEETNDLTGWSDPPAVHLEDRWIKSSLNRLIARVNRQLEDYQLGEAEQSIYEFLWSEFCDWYIEAAKVRIRSAAGPSPVPMLVHVLETTLRLLHPFMPFVTEEAWTNLVSRAPRERDLPGSIMVAASPAADASAYDDAAEDAIASVREAIRLVRNARAEFRIPPAQPLELLVDAGAPQSALEAEAPLIRALARVEPLRFLQGREQLPTSGAATAVVGGAVMAIPLEGLVDIGAERTRLSGELADAQQALERLDARLSDAQFIEKAPEEVVERERDRRRATEERKARLQELLSQLSE